The sequence below is a genomic window from Citricoccus muralis.
CCCGCGGGGATCTCGATGGACTCACCGGTGCGGGGGTTGCGGCCGGTGCGAGCAGCACGCTCGGTGCGCTCCACGGAGAGCCAGCCCGGGATGGTGACCTTTTCACCCTTGGAGACCTGCGAAGAGAAGACCTCGAAGACGGCATCCAGCACGCCGTTAACGGCTGCCTGGGAGTTGCCGGACTTCTCAGCAACGGCGGCGACAAGTTCACTGCGGTTAATAGCCATGTGTCCTCCTGGACGTTGATTCGTGGCCCCGACTCGTGCCGGGTTCATTGGAAAACTACCATCATCTGCGCCGACATGCCTTATTTCACGCCGTTTTCCGGCCGAATTTCGCGGATTCCCGGGAAAATTCCAGCCCACGAGCCCCGCCAGCGCACTTTCGTCACACCGCGAAGCGGGGCGGAACAGTGGTGGATCCGTGGTTAAACGACGATGGCGGCAACGAGACATCTCGTTGCCGCCATCGTGCGGGTCTGTTCAGTGAATCGCCCTGGGAGATCCGTGGATCACCAGGAGGACTTGGTCACGCCGGGCAGCTCGCCACGGTGTGCCATGTCGCGGAAGCGCACACGGGAGACACCGAACTTCTGGAACGTGCCGCGGGGGCGGCCGTCGATCGAGTCGCGGTTACGCACGCGGATCGGGGACGCGTCGCGGGGCAGCTTCTGCAGGCCCACGCGAGCGGCTTCACGAGCCTCGTCGGTCGCGTTCGGGTCGATCAGGGTCTTCTTCAGCTGCTCGCGCTTTTCGGCGTAGCGAGCAACGATCACTTTACGCTGTTCGTTCTTAGCGATTTTGGACTTCTTCGCCATGCCTTAGCGCTCCTCTCGGAATTCAACGTGCTGTCGTGCCACCGGATCGTACTTCTTCAGCGTGATGCGATCCGGGTTGTTGCGGCGGTTCTTACGGGTCACATAGGTGTACCCGGTGCCGGCCGTGGACTTCAGCTTGATGATCGGGCGCAGGCCTTTGTCTTTTGCCATATCAGAGCTTCACTCCCTTGGCGATCAGTTCGGCGACCACGGCGTCGATACCGCGAGCATCAATGGTCTTGATGCCCTTGGTCGACAGGGTCAAGGTGACGTTGCGGCGCAACGACGGGACCCAGTAGGTCTTCTTCTGGATGTTTGGGTTGAACCGGCGCTTGGTGCGGCGGTGTGAGTGGGAGATGCTGTGGCCAAACCCTGGCCCAGCCCCGGTTACCTGGCAGTGCGCTGCCATGATCACTCCTCGTGTCAGTAGTAGTAAAAGAACGGGCGGAACCCGCTAACGAGCCCCGCCACCAGTTGTGACACCGCGCTCTTACTG
It includes:
- the rpmG gene encoding 50S ribosomal protein L33; this translates as MAKDKGLRPIIKLKSTAGTGYTYVTRKNRRNNPDRITLKKYDPVARQHVEFREER
- a CDS encoding HU family DNA-binding protein, with the protein product MAINRSELVAAVAEKSGNSQAAVNGVLDAVFEVFSSQVSKGEKVTIPGWLSVERTERAARTGRNPRTGESIEIPAGYGVKISAGSKLKNAASGK
- the rpmB gene encoding 50S ribosomal protein L28, with translation MAAHCQVTGAGPGFGHSISHSHRRTKRRFNPNIQKKTYWVPSLRRNVTLTLSTKGIKTIDARGIDAVVAELIAKGVKL
- the rpsN gene encoding 30S ribosomal protein S14, which produces MAKKSKIAKNEQRKVIVARYAEKREQLKKTLIDPNATDEAREAARVGLQKLPRDASPIRVRNRDSIDGRPRGTFQKFGVSRVRFRDMAHRGELPGVTKSSW